The Streptomyces sp. NBC_00691 genome has a segment encoding these proteins:
- a CDS encoding esterase-like activity of phytase family protein, giving the protein MSASLIRRACAAALLVTSTLAPAVAAAPRPDAPAPESKRAVQARLLGERTVPHKLDFQGTTVGGLSGIDRDRCTGEYVLISDDRSFLQPARFYTARIDVDAAGVHAVDFTSTHPLLQPDGSVYPSPALGDGKAIDPEEIRVDPRDCRYWWGQEGDRPAVAGPPVIQPSIEISDPDGTHHGRLRLPRNYLVTAERGPRRNQAVEALTFGARGTVVTSAIEGPLLQDGPVPDLTHGALVRVTRQSRGGRVLGQYAYPVEKIFAESDPTSPWGPDTGVPSLLAFPNDPERYLVLERTWVAGSGYKIRLYDATTRGATDVRAVDSLAGRPVVPMRKRLVADFDTLGLSTVDNTEGMTWGPTLPSGERSLILVSDDNFDTEAVTQIVALALR; this is encoded by the coding sequence ATGAGTGCCTCTCTGATCCGCCGCGCCTGCGCCGCGGCCCTGCTCGTCACGTCCACCCTCGCCCCCGCCGTCGCCGCCGCGCCCCGGCCCGACGCGCCCGCACCGGAGTCGAAGCGGGCGGTGCAGGCCCGTCTGCTCGGTGAGAGGACCGTCCCGCACAAGCTCGACTTCCAGGGGACCACGGTCGGCGGTCTCTCCGGCATCGACCGAGACCGGTGCACCGGCGAGTACGTCCTCATCAGCGACGACCGTTCCTTCCTCCAGCCCGCGCGCTTCTACACCGCGCGGATCGATGTCGACGCGGCCGGTGTGCACGCCGTCGACTTCACCTCGACCCACCCCCTCCTCCAGCCGGACGGCTCGGTGTACCCGTCCCCCGCACTCGGCGACGGCAAGGCGATCGACCCGGAGGAGATCCGCGTCGACCCGCGCGACTGCCGTTACTGGTGGGGGCAGGAGGGCGACCGGCCCGCCGTCGCCGGCCCGCCGGTGATCCAGCCGTCCATCGAGATCTCCGACCCCGACGGAACCCACCACGGCCGCCTGCGGCTGCCGCGGAACTACCTGGTCACCGCGGAGCGCGGGCCGCGCCGCAACCAGGCCGTCGAGGCACTCACCTTCGGCGCCCGCGGCACCGTCGTGACCAGCGCGATCGAGGGTCCGCTGCTCCAGGACGGCCCGGTGCCGGACCTGACGCACGGCGCGCTCGTCCGTGTCACCCGGCAGAGCCGCGGCGGCCGGGTGCTGGGCCAGTACGCGTACCCCGTCGAGAAGATCTTCGCCGAGTCCGACCCGACGAGCCCGTGGGGCCCCGACACCGGCGTACCGTCCCTCCTGGCCTTCCCGAACGATCCCGAGCGCTATCTCGTGCTAGAACGCACCTGGGTCGCCGGCTCCGGCTACAAGATCCGGCTGTACGACGCCACCACGCGGGGCGCCACCGACGTACGGGCCGTCGACTCCCTGGCCGGACGGCCCGTCGTGCCGATGCGGAAGCGGCTCGTCGCCGACTTCGACACCCTCGGCCTGTCCACCGTCGACAACACCGAGGGCATGACCTGGGGCCCCACCCTGCCGTCGGGCGAGCGCTCGCTGATCCTCGTCAGCGACGACAACTTCGACACGGAGGCGGTCACTCAGATCGTCGCGCTCGCACTGCGCTGA
- a CDS encoding LacI family DNA-binding transcriptional regulator, translated as MKRPTLEVVAARAGVSKSSVSRVVNGETTVAPQIRDVVMQAVRELGYVPNAAARNLVTRRTDAVAVVVSDPPQGVVSDDPLFSTVVRAVSRELEAAGKQVVLMLAESERSRARVEQYVAGRHVDGVMLVALHGTDPLPAALARTGLPIASFNRTSAPQVPYASLDNIGGATLAVRHLLERGRRRIAAITGPLDLFEARERLDGYRAALHGSGRRSIVALGDFTRASGAQAMEQLLEDDPALDAVFASNDLMAIGALRTLRRAGRRVPEDVAVVGFDDIEAAAYTTPALTSVRSPMADQAIATVHLLLGLIEGGPGDPVVIRNELVVREST; from the coding sequence ATGAAACGACCCACGCTGGAAGTGGTCGCCGCTCGCGCGGGTGTGTCCAAGTCGAGCGTCTCCCGGGTGGTCAACGGCGAGACGACCGTCGCCCCGCAGATCCGTGACGTCGTGATGCAGGCCGTACGCGAACTGGGCTACGTCCCCAACGCGGCCGCCCGCAATCTCGTCACCCGGCGGACGGACGCGGTGGCCGTGGTCGTCTCCGATCCGCCCCAGGGCGTGGTCTCCGACGACCCCCTGTTCTCCACCGTCGTGCGTGCCGTGAGCCGAGAGCTGGAGGCCGCGGGAAAGCAGGTCGTGCTCATGCTCGCGGAGTCGGAGCGCAGCCGGGCCCGGGTGGAGCAGTACGTGGCCGGCCGGCACGTGGACGGCGTCATGCTCGTCGCGCTGCACGGGACGGACCCGCTGCCGGCGGCCCTCGCCAGGACAGGCCTGCCGATCGCCTCGTTCAACCGCACGTCCGCGCCCCAGGTGCCGTACGCAAGCCTCGACAACATCGGCGGCGCCACACTCGCCGTCCGGCATCTGCTGGAACGGGGACGCCGCAGGATCGCCGCCATCACCGGACCGCTGGACCTGTTCGAGGCACGCGAACGGCTCGACGGCTACCGCGCGGCGCTGCACGGCAGCGGCCGCCGGTCGATCGTCGCGCTGGGCGACTTCACCCGGGCGTCGGGTGCCCAGGCGATGGAGCAACTCCTGGAGGACGACCCCGCGTTGGACGCGGTGTTCGCGAGCAACGACCTCATGGCCATCGGCGCCCTGCGGACCCTGCGCCGGGCGGGGCGCCGCGTGCCCGAGGACGTGGCCGTCGTCGGCTTCGACGACATCGAGGCCGCCGCGTACACCACGCCCGCCCTCACCTCCGTACGGAGCCCCATGGCCGACCAGGCCATCGCCACGGTTCACCTGCTCCTGGGACTCATCGAAGGCGGCCCCGGCGATCCGGTCGTCATCCGCAACGAACTCGTGGTCCGCGAGTCGACCTGA